The sequence below is a genomic window from Streptococcus oralis.
GCTGACAGATCGAACTAAGAAAGTCCTCAAAGCTGCGCGTGATCGTGGCATCAAGGTCGTACTGACAACAGGACGTCCTCTGAAGGCTATGGATTTCTTTCTCCATGAGTTGGGAACAGATGAACAGGAGGATGAGTACACTATCACCTTTAATGGTGGTCTGGTACAGAAAAATACAGGAGAGATTCTCGATAAAACAGTCTTTTCAATCGACGATGTGGCACGCTTGTACGAGGAAACTGAAAAACTCGGACTTCCGTTAGATGCCATTTCAGAAGGAACAGTCTATCAAATCCAGTCGGACCACGAAAGTCTCTATGCTAAGTTCAACCCTGCCCTGACTTTCGTGCCAGTCGCTTTTGAAGATCTATCTAGTCAGATGACATATAATAAATGTGTGACCGCCTTTGCCCAAGAACCCTTGGACGCGGCCATTCAACAGATTTCTCCTGAATTGTTTGACCAATATGAAATCTTCAAATCGCGTGAAATGCTGTTGGAATGGTCGCCGAAAAACGTCCACAAGGCAACAGGTTTAGCGAAATTAATTAAACACTTGGGAATCGACCAAAGCCAAGTCATGGCTTGTGGGGACGAGGCCAATGACCTTTCTATGATTGAGTGGGCAGGTCTGGGAGTTGCCATGCAAAATGCAGTTCCTGCTGTTAAGGAAGTTGCCAATGTGATTACCCCTATGACCAACGACGAGGAAGCCGTTGCATGGGCTATCGAAGAATACGTGCTAAAGGAGAATTAGAATATGGGATTATTTGACCGTCTATTCGGGAAAAAAGAAGAGCCGAAAATCGAAGATGTTGTAAAAGAAGCACTGGAAAATCTTGATTTGTCAGAAGAGGTTGAAGAAAGCCAAGCGGCAGTCGAAGAAACAGCGACGGACAAAGTGGAAGAAACACCTGCTCAAGAAGAAATTCCTCAGATCTCGACAGAAGAAGTTATTGAACCAGAAGCAGTCGAAGAAACTGCTCAGAAAGAGCTTGAGCTAGAAGCTGATGAATTGGAACAATTCCAAGAGACAGAAGAAGCTCTAGAAGAAGAGAAGCAAGAAACTGTAGAGTTCGAAGAAGGGTTAGCTTCTGAAGTAGTTGAAGAAGAACTTCCTCAGGTTGAAGAAACCGTTCAGGAAAAATATGACCGCAGTCTCAAGAAAACGCGTACGGGATTCGGAGCTCGTTTGAATGCCTTCTTTGCCAACTTTCGTTCTGTCGATGAAGAATTTTTCGAGGAATTGGAAGAACTGCTCATCATGAGCGACGTCGGTGTGCAAGTCGCTTCAAACTTAACAGAAGAACTACGCTATGAAGCCAAATTAGAAAACGCTAAGAAGCCTGACGCACTTCGTCGTGTCATTATTGAGAAATTAGTTGAACTCTATGAGAAGGATGGCAACTACGATGAACAAATTCATTTTCAAGATGGCTTGACAGTCATGCTCTTTGTTGGTGTTAACGGTGTTGGGAAGACAACTTCTATCGGGAAACTAGCTCACCGCTACAAACAAGCTGGCAAGAAAGTCATGCTGGTTGCGGCAGATACCTTCCGTGCAGGGGCAGTGGCCCAGCTAGCTGAATGGGGCCGTCGTGTGGATGTTCCTGTTGTGACGGGGCCTGAAAAGGCTGATCCAGCAAGTGTGGTCTTTGATGGGATGGAATGCGCCGTAGCAGAAGGGATTGATATTCTCATGATTGATACAGCAGGTCGTCTGCAAAACAAGGACAACCTTATGGCCGAGTTGGAAAAGATTGGTCGCATTATCAAGCGTGTCGTTCCTGAAGCACCCCATGAAACTTTCTTAGCACTCGATGCGTCAACTGGACAAAACGCCCTGGTACAAGCTAAAGAATTTTCGAAAATTACCCCTGTTACCGGTATTGTATTGACAAAAATTGATGGAACTGCCCGTGGTGGTGTCGTTCTGGCAATTCGTGAAGAACTCAATATCCCTGTAAAATTGATCGGTTTCGGTGAAAAAATCGATGATATCGGTGAATTTAACTCTGAAAACTTTATGAAGGGTCTTTTAGAGGGTTTGATTTAATAGAAAATAAATAATCCTGCAAGTGTAGCTTGCAGGATTATTTTGCTATTCTAAACGGCCATCTTCACGATAGGCGATATCTGGTTGCCAAGTCCATTTAGCTCCATACTTCTCAAGTAAGTCAAAGCTAGCTTGTGGCCCCATGCTTCCAGCTTTATAATCGTAGAGTGGAGCTCCGTTTTCAGCCCAGAGCTCTTCGATACGGTCAATCAATTTCCAAGAAGCACTCACTTCATCCCAGTGGCTAAAATTGGTTGAGTTGTTGTTCAAGACATCGTAGATTAATTTCTCGTAAGGATCTGGTGAGGCTCCAGTAGCAGTAGCATCTGTACGATAATCCAGAGAGCTTGGTGCCAGGTTAAATTCTTCACCGACTTGCTTCCCATTGAGGCTGAGAGAGAATCCTTCAGTTGGTTGAATATAGATGGTCAAGATATTTGGAGCAAGTGGTTCTTCAAAGATAGAGTCCATTTGCTTAAAGACGATATTGACATGAGTTCCTTTTTCCGTCAGGCGTTTCCCTGTACGGAAGAAGAAGGGAACACCACGGAAGCGATCGCTGTCTACAAAGAAGGCACCAGATGCAAAGGTTTCTGTTGTGGATTCAGGATCGACATTTGGCTCGCTTCGATAGGAAATGTATTTCATACCATCGATTTTACCAGAGCGATATTGACCACGGATAAACTGTTCTTTCAGTTCTTCCTCAGTTGGATGATAGAGGTTTTTAAAGACCTTTATCTTTTCAGCACGAATCTCATCCTTTGTAAAGCTAGCTGGTTTGTCCATGGCTAGAAGAGAGAGGAGTTGGAGAGTATGGTTTTGCACCATATCACGAAGGGCACCAGATTGATCGTAGTAGCCACCGCGTTCTTCAACACCCAAGCGCTCTGCAAAGGTAATCTGAACATTATCGATGTGTTCGCGATTCCAAACATTCTCAAAGATCATGTTGGCAAAACGAACAGCAAAGATACTCTGAATCATCTCTTTACCTAAGTAATGGTCGATACGGTAGATTTGCTCCTCATCAAAGGCAGCAAGGAGATCTTCATTGAGTTTGCTAGCTGTTTCGTAGTCTGTACCAAATGGTTTCTCAACGATCAAGCGCTCAAAACCTTTGCCATCGACAATGTTTTCAGATTTGAGGTGCTTGGCAATGGTTCCAAAGAACTGAGGTGCCATAGACAAGAAGAAGAGCTTATTGTGTTCAGCTTGGTATTTTTCATTTAGCTCAGCTTGTAATTGGCGCAAAGCAATGTAATGTTCCGTGTCATTCACATCATGGCTTTGATAGTAGAAGTGGCTAGCAAATTCCTGGGCTTGTTCGGTACTATCTGCCAAATCAAGGATGGACTCGACAACTACAGATTCAAAATATTCCTTACTCCAAGGTCTACGAGCTGTTCCGATAACTGCAAAATGCTCAGAGAGATTGCCTGATTTATAGAGTCTGAAAAGGGAAGGGTAGAGTTTGCGTTTAGCTAAATCTCCACTCGCACCGAAAATTGTAACAATAACCTTTGATGACATCTAGCTACCTAATTTCTATATTTTTTCCTAGTTGGACTAGGGATGAGATTTCCTCATTGTCATAGTTTTTATTTTATCATAATTTTCAAAAAAATCAAAAAATCCAATACGTAATTAAAAAACTGTAAGATTATCCTTACAGTTTTGTTTTATACGTTTAAGACCTTGTCCAAGAAATCTTTCAGTCGAGGGTGTTGCGGGTTGTCGAAGATTTGATCTGGAGTTCCATCTTCCAGGAATTCACCATCAGCTGTAAAGATAACACGGTTGGCCACCTGACGAGCAAATCCCATCTCATGGGTTACGATGATCATGGTCATGCCTTGTTCCGCCAATTCCTTCATAACGTTTAGTACATCTCCAACCATTTCAGGGTCCAGAGCGGAAGTTGGCTCATCAAAGAGCATAATATCAGGATTCATGGCAAGTCCACGAGCGATAGCTACACGCTGTTTCTGACCACCTGAAAGGCTATCTGGGTTAGCATTAGCTTTATCTGCTAGTCCAACCTTTTCAAGCAACTCCATCCCCAATTTTTCAGCCTCTTCTTTGGTCATCCGTTTGTGTTCAATAGGTGCAAAAGTGATATTTTCTAGGACGGACATGTGAGGGAAGAGGTTGAAATGTTGGAAGACCATTCCCACGTTTTCACGAACATGGTCGACATTGGTTGATTTTTCAGTCAAATCATAACCATTTACTGTGATGTGGCCGCTCGTTACCTCCTCGAGAAGGTTAAGGCTACGGAGGAAAGTGGATTTACCAGAACCTGAAGGACCGATAATACAGACAACATCTCCTTCATAGAATTTAGTAGTAATGCCTTTTAAAACCTCATTTTTTCCATAATACTTATGCAAATCATTTACATCAATTTTTAGTTTTGCCATTAACGAATCCTCTTTTCTAAGCGTTTCGCTAGTCTAGTCAAAAGCGTGATAATTACAAGATAGAAGATAGCAAGGATTGCATACATCTTGAAACTTTGGTAGTTACGGGCGATGATGATCTTACCAGTTTGGAAAAGTTCAACCAAACCGATAGCAGATACGATGGTTGTATCTTTAAGAGCGATAACGAACTGGTTAACGAAGTTTGGCAACATCAATTTAGTTGCTTGTGGCAAGATAATCTTACGCATGGTTTTTCCGTAGGAGATACCTAGGCTTCTGCTGGCTTCCATTTGCCCAACTGGAACAGCTTGAATCCCACCACGAACGATTTCAGCGATATAAGCAGCTGCATTAAGTGAGAGGGCAATAGTACCAGCTACAAAGTCGTTAATCGGACTCTGTTGGCCTGTAATGGACTCGATGAAGTTTGGAATTCCCCAGAAGATGAAGGCTGCAAGAATCATCAAGGGAATACCGCGAATAACGTCAACGAAAATCTCAGAGATCAGACGAAGAGATTTGTATGGGCTAACGCTAAACATACCGAAGATAATCCCGATGACAATGGCAATTGCAAATGAAATAAGTGCTAGAGCAAGAGTGATTCCAAGTCCACTAAGAAGTTGTTTGTAGTTATTTTGAAGCAAGCCCCAGATAGTTGTTTCGTCAACCGTACTTGTAGAAGTAGTTGTTGCTCCGCTAGCTAGATACTTGTCGAGAATTTTTTGAAATTCACCGTTTGCTTTGAGGTTAGCAAGCCCCTTATTGAACATTTGAATCAATTCAGGGTTTGTTCCTTTTTTAACGGCAAAGGCTGTTTCACCGATTGGAGTTCCAGCGATTGGCGTTTTCAATTTTTGTCCTTGACTGATAGAATATTTGAGAACGGGCTCATCATCCATCACGGCATCGATAGCTCCAGTGTTGAGACTGTCATACATAGATGAGCCATCTGAAAAAGTTTTAATCTTGTAGCCGTATTTGCTTTGGTTTTCAGTAAGGAACGTTTGAGAAGCAGTTCCGTTTTTAACACCGACAGTTTTATCCTTGAGGTCTTCATAAGAAGCAATGGTACTTGATTCTTTTACACCGAGAATCGTATTAGCAGTGTAGTAGGAATCAGAGAAATCAAATGTGGCTTTACGAGCGTCCGTCACAGACATACCAGCAATAATACCATCAGCTTGT
It includes:
- the zwf gene encoding glucose-6-phosphate dehydrogenase, which gives rise to MSSKVIVTIFGASGDLAKRKLYPSLFRLYKSGNLSEHFAVIGTARRPWSKEYFESVVVESILDLADSTEQAQEFASHFYYQSHDVNDTEHYIALRQLQAELNEKYQAEHNKLFFLSMAPQFFGTIAKHLKSENIVDGKGFERLIVEKPFGTDYETASKLNEDLLAAFDEEQIYRIDHYLGKEMIQSIFAVRFANMIFENVWNREHIDNVQITFAERLGVEERGGYYDQSGALRDMVQNHTLQLLSLLAMDKPASFTKDEIRAEKIKVFKNLYHPTEEELKEQFIRGQYRSGKIDGMKYISYRSEPNVDPESTTETFASGAFFVDSDRFRGVPFFFRTGKRLTEKGTHVNIVFKQMDSIFEEPLAPNILTIYIQPTEGFSLSLNGKQVGEEFNLAPSSLDYRTDATATGASPDPYEKLIYDVLNNNSTNFSHWDEVSASWKLIDRIEELWAENGAPLYDYKAGSMGPQASFDLLEKYGAKWTWQPDIAYREDGRLE
- a CDS encoding amino acid ABC transporter substrate-binding protein/permease encodes the protein MKKKILACLLILFPIFSLGIAKADTVKSKYIIASDSSFAPFVFQNSNNEYTGIDMDLIKAIAKDQGFEIEITNPGFDAAISAVQAGQADGIIAGMSVTDARKATFDFSDSYYTANTILGVKESSTIASYEDLKDKTVGVKNGTASQTFLTENQSKYGYKIKTFSDGSSMYDSLNTGAIDAVMDDEPVLKYSISQGQKLKTPIAGTPIGETAFAVKKGTNPELIQMFNKGLANLKANGEFQKILDKYLASGATTTSTSTVDETTIWGLLQNNYKQLLSGLGITLALALISFAIAIVIGIIFGMFSVSPYKSLRLISEIFVDVIRGIPLMILAAFIFWGIPNFIESITGQQSPINDFVAGTIALSLNAAAYIAEIVRGGIQAVPVGQMEASRSLGISYGKTMRKIILPQATKLMLPNFVNQFVIALKDTTIVSAIGLVELFQTGKIIIARNYQSFKMYAILAIFYLVIITLLTRLAKRLEKRIR
- a CDS encoding amino acid ABC transporter ATP-binding protein, with the translated sequence MAKLKIDVNDLHKYYGKNEVLKGITTKFYEGDVVCIIGPSGSGKSTFLRSLNLLEEVTSGHITVNGYDLTEKSTNVDHVRENVGMVFQHFNLFPHMSVLENITFAPIEHKRMTKEEAEKLGMELLEKVGLADKANANPDSLSGGQKQRVAIARGLAMNPDIMLFDEPTSALDPEMVGDVLNVMKELAEQGMTMIIVTHEMGFARQVANRVIFTADGEFLEDGTPDQIFDNPQHPRLKDFLDKVLNV
- a CDS encoding Cof-type HAD-IIB family hydrolase; amino-acid sequence: MADIKLIALDLDGTLLTTDKKLTDRTKKVLKAARDRGIKVVLTTGRPLKAMDFFLHELGTDEQEDEYTITFNGGLVQKNTGEILDKTVFSIDDVARLYEETEKLGLPLDAISEGTVYQIQSDHESLYAKFNPALTFVPVAFEDLSSQMTYNKCVTAFAQEPLDAAIQQISPELFDQYEIFKSREMLLEWSPKNVHKATGLAKLIKHLGIDQSQVMACGDEANDLSMIEWAGLGVAMQNAVPAVKEVANVITPMTNDEEAVAWAIEEYVLKEN
- the ftsY gene encoding signal recognition particle-docking protein FtsY translates to MGLFDRLFGKKEEPKIEDVVKEALENLDLSEEVEESQAAVEETATDKVEETPAQEEIPQISTEEVIEPEAVEETAQKELELEADELEQFQETEEALEEEKQETVEFEEGLASEVVEEELPQVEETVQEKYDRSLKKTRTGFGARLNAFFANFRSVDEEFFEELEELLIMSDVGVQVASNLTEELRYEAKLENAKKPDALRRVIIEKLVELYEKDGNYDEQIHFQDGLTVMLFVGVNGVGKTTSIGKLAHRYKQAGKKVMLVAADTFRAGAVAQLAEWGRRVDVPVVTGPEKADPASVVFDGMECAVAEGIDILMIDTAGRLQNKDNLMAELEKIGRIIKRVVPEAPHETFLALDASTGQNALVQAKEFSKITPVTGIVLTKIDGTARGGVVLAIREELNIPVKLIGFGEKIDDIGEFNSENFMKGLLEGLI